A window from Rana temporaria chromosome 8, aRanTem1.1, whole genome shotgun sequence encodes these proteins:
- the TLX1 gene encoding T-cell leukemia homeobox protein 1 isoform X3: MDHIGAHHHLHQSHAEPISFGIDQILNNPDQGSCMISGSRLQDSDYGLGCIVSSAYNTMTGNYSNNSTGGYNNSACSMASLTGSYNMNMGMNMNGNNLNSAGVIRVPAHRPLSSVHQPISTGMPTVPSMGAMNNMNNLTGLTFPWMESNRRYTKDRFTVALSPFTVTRRIGHPYQNRTPPKKKKPRTSFTRLQICELEKRFHRQKYLASAERAALAKALKMTDAQVKTWFQNRRTKWRNREGLEETEAACRKNCWVI, translated from the exons ATGGATCACATAGGGGCTCATCATCACCTCCACCAGAGCCATGCAGAGCCCATCAGCTTTGGGATTGACCAGATCCTCAACAATCCAGACCAGGGGAGTTGTATGATCTCCGGCAGCAGGCTGCAGGATTCAGACTATGGCTTGGGATGCATTGTAAGCAGTGCCTACAACACCATGACCGGCAACTACAGCAATAACAGCACCGGGGGATACAACAACAGTGCTTGCAGCATGGCCTCCCTCACTGGCTCTTATAATATGAACATGGGCATGAATATGAATGGCAACAATCTCAACTCTGCTGGGGTTATTCGGGTTCCTGCTCACAGACCTTTATCTAGTGTGCATCAGCCTATTTCCACTGGAATGCCAACTGTGCCCAGTATGGGGGCAATGAACAATATGAACAACCTCACAGGACTAACCTTCCCCTGGATGGAGAGTAATAGGAGGTACACTAAGGACAGGTTCACAG TGGCCCTCTCACCCTTCACTGTAACACGCCGTATAGGTCACCCATACCAGAACAGGACgccccccaagaagaagaagcCCCGCACATCGTTCACCAGACTACAGATCTGCGAGCTGGAGAAGAGGTTCCACCGACAGAAGTACCTGGCATCGGCCGAGAGGGCAGCCCTGGCCAAAGCACTTAAAATGACAGACGCCCAGGTGAAAACCTGGTTTCAAAACAGAAGGACTAAATGGAG